The bacterium genome includes the window ATTGAATTTACGCAAACAGGTGGTAAAGCATACCTTAAAGGGCTTCAGAGAAAAGACAGGGAAGCCCTACATGAATCTGACCACCTTTCAAGGTTGTTTTAAGCTAAAGGGTGCACCAGAGGACCTTCAGACGCTTTACCAGATAGGTGTTGGCTTAAGAACAGGCCAGGGGTTTGGGATGGTGGAGGTGGGGTAAAATGACAAAAGAAGATATTAAGAGAATAATAAAAGCGAATAAGGGAATTTTAGAACGATATACGGTGAAATCAATTGCCCTTTTTGGTTCTTATGTAAGAGGAATGCAGAAGGAAAATAGTGATATTGATTTACTTGTAGAATTTGAAATCCCCTCATATAATAATTTCATTAATCTGGTTTGGACATTAGAAAATTTGCTGAAAAAAGAGGTTACAGTTGTTACTCCCAAAGGTATAAGTCCATATATCTTACCTTATGTTTTAAAGGAGGCTGAAAAGATTGAGGGATGATAAGGTCTTTTTAAGGCATATCCGTGATGAAGTGAATTATATCACAGAAGTAACAAAAGATATAGATTATGACAGCTTAATGGCTAACGGAACTCTTAACA containing:
- a CDS encoding nucleotidyltransferase family protein — translated: MTKEDIKRIIKANKGILERYTVKSIALFGSYVRGMQKENSDIDLLVEFEIPSYNNFINLVWTLENLLKKEVTVVTPKGISPYILPYVLKEAEKIEG